A region of Lichenibacterium dinghuense DNA encodes the following proteins:
- a CDS encoding NAD-dependent epimerase, protein MSTLDRPRRVLVTGAAGFIGYHLAARLLAEGDAVVGLDNLNAYYDVSLKEARLARLVAQPGFTAARLDLGDRAGLGALFADGFDLVVNLAAQAGVRYSLVNPQAYVDSNITGFTNLLECCRHARVGHLVYASSSSVYGALTATPFSVRQTVDHPVSLYAATKKSNELFAHTYSHLFGLPTTGVRFFTVYGPWGRPDMAMFLFARAILEGRPIDVFNDGRMERDFTYIDDIVEGLVRLGRRPAAPDPAWDGADPDPGTSAAPYRLYNIGNNRPVPLMRMIAVLEDCLGRQAEKRFLPLQPGDVPATFADIDDLRRDVGFEPSTPIEVGVERFVRWYRDHYRV, encoded by the coding sequence TTGAGCACGCTCGACAGGCCGCGCCGGGTGCTCGTGACGGGCGCCGCGGGCTTCATCGGCTACCACCTCGCCGCCCGGCTGCTGGCCGAGGGCGACGCGGTGGTGGGCCTCGACAACCTCAACGCATACTACGACGTGTCGCTGAAGGAGGCCCGCCTCGCGCGCCTCGTCGCGCAGCCGGGCTTCACCGCCGCGCGGCTCGACCTCGGCGACCGGGCCGGCCTCGGCGCGCTCTTCGCGGACGGGTTCGACCTCGTGGTCAACCTCGCGGCGCAGGCCGGCGTCCGCTACTCGCTGGTGAACCCGCAGGCCTACGTCGACAGCAACATCACGGGCTTCACCAACCTGCTGGAATGCTGCCGGCACGCCCGCGTGGGCCACCTCGTCTACGCGTCGTCGAGCTCGGTCTACGGGGCGCTCACGGCCACGCCCTTCTCGGTGCGGCAGACCGTGGACCACCCGGTCAGCCTCTACGCCGCCACCAAGAAGTCCAACGAGCTCTTCGCCCACACCTACAGCCACCTGTTCGGGCTGCCCACCACGGGGGTGCGCTTCTTCACCGTCTACGGGCCCTGGGGGCGGCCCGACATGGCGATGTTCCTGTTCGCGCGCGCGATCCTGGAGGGGCGGCCCATCGACGTCTTCAACGACGGCCGGATGGAGCGCGACTTCACCTACATCGACGACATCGTGGAAGGGCTGGTGCGGCTCGGGCGCCGCCCCGCCGCCCCCGACCCCGCCTGGGACGGCGCGGACCCGGACCCGGGCACGAGCGCCGCGCCCTACCGTCTCTATAACATCGGCAACAACCGGCCCGTGCCGCTCATGCGGATGATCGCGGTGCTGGAGGACTGCCTCGGGCGCCAGGCGGAGAAGCGCTTCCTGCCGCTCCAGCCCGGCGACGTGCCGGCCACCTTCGCAGACATCGACGACCTGCGGCGCGACGTCGGCTTCGAGCCGTCCACGCCCATCGAGGTCGGCGTCGAGCGGTTCGTGCGCTGGTACCGGGACCACTACCGGGTGTGA
- a CDS encoding nucleotide sugar dehydrogenase translates to MERRRLAVIGLGYVGLPVAVAFARAGFGVVGFDIDAARVAELNRGHDRTREVEPGALLASGLRATDDPEALRAADLYIVTVPTPIDAALQPDLSAVMAASRTVGAALKRGDIVVYESTVYPGCTEEDCLPVLERASGLVGGRDFTVGFSPERINPGDRRHRFETIRKVVAGQDSRTLDVIADTYGAVVEAGVFRAGSIRVAEAAKVIENTQRDLNIALMNELALICARLGIDTADVLAAAGTKWNFLPFTPGLVGGHCIGVDPYYLTYKAQEAGLHPQVVLAGRRVNDGMGAHVGRECVRRVVALGRASPVVTLLGLSFKEDVPDIRNSKVIDIAREIGSFGLRVQVCDPEVDAEEAMREYGIALVPPERLAPADAVVLAVAHARFRAGGWPMVSRLLRPEGGWVLDVKHALDRAAVPAGVELWRL, encoded by the coding sequence ATGGAGCGTCGACGGTTGGCCGTGATCGGGCTGGGCTACGTGGGCCTGCCGGTGGCCGTCGCCTTCGCGCGCGCCGGCTTCGGCGTGGTGGGTTTCGACATCGACGCCGCGCGCGTGGCCGAGCTGAACCGCGGCCACGACCGCACGCGCGAGGTCGAGCCCGGGGCGCTCCTCGCCTCCGGCCTGCGGGCGACCGACGATCCGGAAGCGCTGCGCGCCGCCGACCTCTACATCGTGACGGTGCCGACGCCGATCGACGCCGCCCTGCAGCCGGACCTGTCGGCCGTGATGGCGGCCTCGCGCACCGTGGGAGCCGCGCTGAAGCGCGGCGACATCGTGGTCTACGAGTCGACCGTCTACCCCGGCTGCACCGAGGAGGACTGCCTGCCCGTGCTGGAGCGCGCCTCGGGGCTCGTGGGGGGCCGCGACTTCACCGTGGGCTTCTCGCCCGAGCGCATCAACCCCGGCGACCGGCGCCACCGCTTCGAGACGATCCGCAAGGTGGTGGCGGGGCAGGACAGCCGCACGCTCGACGTGATCGCGGACACCTACGGCGCCGTGGTCGAGGCCGGCGTGTTCCGCGCGGGCTCGATCCGCGTGGCCGAGGCCGCCAAGGTGATCGAGAATACCCAGCGCGACCTCAACATCGCGCTGATGAACGAGCTCGCCCTGATCTGCGCCCGGCTCGGGATCGACACGGCGGACGTGCTGGCGGCGGCCGGCACCAAGTGGAACTTCCTGCCCTTCACGCCCGGCCTCGTCGGCGGCCACTGCATCGGCGTCGACCCCTATTACCTCACCTACAAGGCCCAGGAGGCGGGGCTGCACCCGCAGGTCGTGCTGGCGGGCCGGCGCGTCAACGACGGCATGGGGGCCCACGTGGGCCGGGAATGCGTGCGGCGCGTGGTGGCGCTCGGGCGCGCCTCGCCGGTCGTCACCTTGCTCGGCCTGTCGTTCAAGGAGGACGTGCCCGACATCCGCAACAGCAAGGTAATCGACATCGCGCGCGAGATCGGGAGCTTCGGCTTGCGGGTGCAGGTGTGCGACCCCGAGGTCGACGCCGAGGAGGCCATGCGCGAATACGGCATCGCGCTCGTGCCGCCCGAGCGGCTCGCCCCCGCCGACGCCGTGGTGCTGGCTGTGGCGCATGCCCGGTTCCGGGCGGGCGGCTGGCCGATGGTGTCGCGCCTGCTCCGGCCCGAAGGCGGCTGGGTGCTCGACGTCAAGCACGCGCTCGACCGCGCCGCCGTGCCGGCGGGGGTAGAGCTGTGGCGGCTTTAG
- a CDS encoding rhamnan synthesis F family protein, producing the protein MAEALGRRGAHGGHHGFDGGDGGGIVVDRRRGVAVAGEAHGKMSRQPAEDSAEQSKGEEHRLIEPADRPSDVPQRFASLTATGVFDPCWYRDEYLGGSGWAGTPEDHFKTEGAWRGHRPNRFFDTRHYLDAFPALRRSGLDPLTHYLAQGEQEGARPNPEFDPVWYAATYPSHHINAWGPFAHFCAHGWRLGLSTHAGQVDPTEQIVCKMRADGLFDPDLYRRLNPDIAAAGIDPLRHYVDHGSREGRQPHPLFDVGFYLDQISPKNGDEDNVVWHYARVGSALNINPNTWFDNAWYKRKYGATMRPHETPVSHFMRVGGYATNPSLFFDAIRYRRSHHASTSRLDPLSDFMLDGMDAGRPAHPVEDDAIARLKASAVRMTCIKQGSSLGARPTALFVTFAARGRIKSHVPHYADAMRQQGIDVVLIVAAPERTTVLPPDLIDSCAAVYLRENSGFDFAAWAHVIDRIPEVLESPVLYLTNDSIVGPVDRITFKNLIESISASDEDIVGLTDNRFYAWHLQSFFLAIKKRCLTSDAFRSFWRDVVNRTNKDAVIRSYEITLTARLVAAGFSAKPIFPMTTRHAFEGNRTILNWKQLLQAGMPFVKASLLIGEHRGAEAAVRAALDGRGYDTSRFDATFEFEGQLIAASLDEDQAE; encoded by the coding sequence GTGGCTGAGGCCTTGGGGCGACGGGGTGCCCACGGCGGTCATCATGGCTTCGACGGAGGCGACGGCGGCGGGATCGTTGTCGACCGCCGCCGCGGCGTGGCCGTCGCCGGCGAAGCTCATGGTAAGATGTCGAGGCAGCCGGCCGAGGACTCGGCCGAACAGAGCAAGGGCGAGGAGCACCGATTGATCGAACCGGCAGACCGACCGAGTGACGTCCCCCAGCGCTTCGCATCCCTCACAGCCACCGGGGTCTTCGACCCGTGCTGGTACCGCGACGAGTACCTCGGCGGGTCGGGATGGGCAGGAACGCCCGAAGATCACTTCAAAACCGAAGGCGCATGGCGGGGTCATCGGCCGAACCGATTCTTCGACACTCGGCACTACCTCGATGCCTTCCCGGCCTTGCGCCGATCCGGCCTGGATCCGCTCACGCATTATCTCGCGCAGGGGGAGCAGGAGGGCGCGCGCCCGAACCCCGAATTCGATCCCGTCTGGTACGCCGCCACCTATCCGTCGCACCATATCAACGCGTGGGGACCTTTCGCGCATTTCTGCGCTCACGGATGGCGGCTGGGACTCTCGACCCACGCCGGGCAGGTCGATCCCACGGAACAGATCGTCTGCAAGATGCGGGCCGACGGCCTGTTCGATCCCGACCTCTACCGTCGCCTCAATCCGGACATCGCCGCGGCCGGCATCGATCCCCTCCGCCACTACGTCGATCACGGCAGCCGCGAAGGGCGGCAGCCCCATCCGCTGTTCGACGTCGGTTTCTACCTCGATCAGATCTCGCCGAAGAACGGCGATGAGGACAACGTCGTCTGGCATTACGCGAGGGTCGGTTCGGCGTTGAACATCAATCCCAACACTTGGTTCGACAACGCATGGTACAAGCGCAAATACGGGGCGACCATGCGCCCCCACGAGACGCCCGTGTCACACTTCATGCGCGTCGGCGGCTACGCGACCAACCCATCTCTCTTCTTCGACGCCATCCGATACCGGCGTTCCCACCACGCCTCGACATCGCGCCTCGATCCTTTGTCGGACTTCATGCTCGACGGGATGGACGCTGGCCGGCCGGCCCACCCCGTCGAGGACGACGCGATCGCTCGGCTCAAGGCCTCGGCGGTGCGGATGACCTGCATCAAGCAGGGATCTTCTCTGGGTGCTCGGCCGACCGCCTTGTTCGTCACCTTCGCGGCCCGGGGGCGCATCAAGAGCCATGTTCCTCACTATGCCGACGCCATGCGGCAGCAGGGGATCGACGTGGTTCTCATCGTGGCCGCCCCGGAACGTACGACAGTGCTGCCGCCCGACCTGATCGACAGCTGCGCCGCCGTTTACCTGCGCGAGAACTCGGGCTTCGACTTCGCAGCCTGGGCTCATGTGATCGATCGGATCCCAGAAGTCTTGGAATCTCCCGTCCTTTACCTGACGAATGACAGCATCGTCGGCCCCGTCGATCGTATCACGTTCAAAAACCTGATCGAAAGCATCTCTGCGAGCGACGAGGACATCGTCGGCCTGACAGACAACAGATTCTACGCGTGGCATCTTCAGAGCTTTTTCCTGGCGATCAAGAAGCGCTGCCTGACATCTGACGCATTCCGGTCCTTTTGGCGCGACGTTGTGAACAGAACGAACAAGGATGCCGTGATCCGATCTTACGAAATCACGCTCACGGCACGGCTCGTGGCCGCGGGCTTCTCCGCCAAGCCGATCTTTCCCATGACGACCCGCCACGCCTTCGAAGGCAACCGCACCATCCTGAACTGGAAGCAGCTGCTCCAGGCCGGCATGCCTTTCGTGAAGGCCTCTTTGCTGATCGGCGAGCACAGGGGAGCCGAGGCCGCTGTGCGGGCAGCGCTGGACGGACGAGGCTACGACACGTCTCGCTTCGATGCGACCTTCGAATTCGAAGGACAGCTGATCGCGGCGTCTCTCGACGAAGATCAGGCTGAGTGA
- a CDS encoding tetratricopeptide repeat protein, translated as MNVRGGRSSAAAYVASTLLAMAMSPAEAASRPFMAQAQAIFDGLPARDRNEVFLELMATGDFNAMASNDFSGRLYDATGSFQADHDIAPTGVLTPETRRALSVVGGRIFNSWGFEFLDHPFAPASVVVPGNFGLSRSPTRNGFALENRKRTISIDFSFFADGEMTLSAVLDNLTRPAADRHVDMKVIRPTFLAVASGTDTLSSYSRYIVVRGGISGFTLSWNRNAFPNASRLAVVMANELYPRHMVSDSGRQADIFDALPGASDAADPQTFPDAVAFSGATPTNAGADTVSQAILQANQDARRRAAQEEADRQAKTEADRLVRQAEADRRAKAEQQASAVQSATELCRQASERSAVISACSVVIGLSSDPRLLERAYNRRGMAEEQTGDFNLAAADYSSVIRINPKIAGYYDNRMRAYKGAGRLDLALQDANTAVAMAPTYAFPLYGRGAVYVAKGDFGSAVRDFSAVLAINGNDASTHVERGRALVRMGDVEGGLRDFEAAHAIDPGNEPALRERGIAYARLGRRVEARSDLAAAVAAAPADAEAGNALRQLDGSDAAAEVAQPDGGGIGGSLLAEVRPDRGGATPADVATPPRQLDGSAASFEGAQPEGGGVGGSLDAPEANVATAGPRPARIP; from the coding sequence ATGAACGTGAGGGGGGGTCGAAGCTCCGCCGCGGCCTACGTGGCATCCACCCTCCTCGCGATGGCGATGTCGCCCGCCGAGGCGGCCTCGCGCCCCTTCATGGCGCAGGCTCAGGCCATCTTCGACGGCCTGCCGGCGCGGGACCGCAACGAAGTGTTCTTGGAGTTGATGGCCACCGGGGACTTCAACGCCATGGCGTCGAACGACTTCAGCGGCCGTCTCTATGACGCGACGGGCAGCTTCCAAGCCGACCACGACATCGCTCCGACGGGCGTCCTCACGCCGGAGACGCGCCGGGCGCTGAGCGTCGTCGGGGGACGCATCTTCAACAGCTGGGGCTTCGAGTTCCTGGACCACCCGTTCGCACCCGCCTCGGTGGTCGTGCCCGGCAACTTCGGGCTGTCCCGGTCGCCGACTCGGAACGGCTTCGCTCTGGAAAACCGCAAGCGCACGATCAGCATCGACTTCTCGTTCTTCGCGGACGGCGAGATGACGCTCAGCGCCGTTCTCGACAACCTGACCCGACCGGCCGCGGATCGGCACGTCGACATGAAGGTGATCCGCCCGACGTTCTTGGCCGTCGCGAGCGGAACGGACACGCTGTCCAGCTACTCGCGCTACATCGTCGTGCGGGGCGGGATCTCGGGCTTCACACTCTCCTGGAACAGGAATGCATTCCCGAACGCGTCACGCCTCGCCGTGGTCATGGCCAACGAGCTCTATCCCCGGCACATGGTGTCCGACTCCGGCCGACAGGCCGACATCTTCGATGCCCTGCCGGGCGCCTCCGACGCCGCCGATCCGCAAACCTTCCCGGACGCCGTGGCGTTCTCCGGGGCCACGCCGACCAACGCCGGCGCGGACACCGTGAGCCAAGCGATCCTTCAGGCGAATCAGGATGCCCGGCGCCGGGCCGCGCAGGAGGAGGCCGACCGTCAGGCCAAGACGGAGGCGGACCGGCTCGTCCGTCAGGCCGAGGCGGATCGCAGGGCCAAGGCCGAGCAGCAGGCCAGCGCCGTGCAGAGCGCGACCGAGCTCTGCAGGCAGGCTTCCGAACGGTCCGCCGTGATCAGCGCCTGCTCGGTCGTGATCGGCCTGTCGAGCGACCCGAGGCTGCTGGAGCGGGCTTACAATCGCAGGGGGATGGCCGAGGAGCAGACCGGGGATTTTAATCTGGCCGCAGCCGATTATTCCAGCGTCATCCGCATCAATCCGAAGATCGCCGGGTATTACGACAACCGCATGCGCGCCTACAAGGGTGCCGGCCGCCTGGATCTCGCGCTGCAGGATGCCAACACCGCGGTCGCCATGGCTCCCACCTACGCGTTCCCGCTATATGGCCGCGGAGCCGTGTATGTCGCGAAGGGTGATTTCGGCTCGGCCGTGCGGGATTTCTCGGCCGTGCTCGCGATCAACGGCAACGACGCGTCGACCCACGTCGAGCGGGGGCGGGCCCTGGTGAGGATGGGCGACGTCGAAGGGGGGTTGCGGGACTTCGAGGCGGCCCACGCGATCGACCCGGGCAACGAACCCGCGCTGCGGGAACGGGGGATCGCCTACGCGCGGCTCGGCCGGCGGGTCGAAGCCCGGTCGGACCTGGCCGCGGCCGTCGCGGCCGCACCGGCGGATGCCGAGGCCGGGAACGCCCTGCGCCAGCTCGACGGTTCGGACGCCGCCGCCGAGGTGGCGCAGCCGGACGGGGGCGGCATCGGCGGGAGCCTCCTGGCAGAGGTCCGGCCGGACCGAGGCGGGGCCACGCCGGCCGACGTCGCGACGCCGCCGCGCCAGCTCGACGGTTCGGCCGCGTCCTTCGAAGGCGCGCAGCCGGAGGGCGGCGGTGTCGGCGGAAGCCTCGACGCGCCCGAGGCCAATGTCGCGACGGCCGGACCGCGACCCGCGCGGATCCCGTGA